Proteins encoded in a region of the Natator depressus isolate rNatDep1 chromosome 23, rNatDep2.hap1, whole genome shotgun sequence genome:
- the ZNF579 gene encoding zinc finger protein 579, translating to METELPESSPTPDSPQEELPGRPPRRLPHQCGSCQRRFAQAHGLRQHRCRPRDPPAQSPAGGESHRCRAGAKHGHQCRVCGKQFKFPYYLARHGLTHCGQRPFQCPVCRKAFRRPAHLARHQRTHARQRLPELAVRPQAGPPGEAAEEKQVLLQEDWTLLCLACQEAFATKGELKAHKCFKTRGQAGPGGAQRHQCSVCHKFFARPWSLSRHRRVHTGEKPFACPDCGMAFRLSSYLKQHSRSHGPGAGLPFACPLCRQRFRKAGELASHRRAHGAAAPGPEQPPKGSECSVCGKAFKSKYDLATHFLIHTGELPYSCGQCGKRFRRLSHLKQHQVTHTGARPFQCVLCQKEFKRLADLARHRQVHQGDKPHQCGVCHKFFSRAYSLLRHQRGHRPEPLASTLPAAFLSSSCFDSQDHSAFCPPEEEEEEEEGGGAGGSGEGS from the coding sequence ATGGAGACTGAGCTGCCCGAGTCCTCTcccacccctgactccccccaggAGGAGCTGCCCGGCAGGCCCCCACGCCGGCTGCCCCACCAGTGCGGCTCGTGCCAGCGCCGCTTCGCCCAGGCCCACGGCCTCCGGCAGCACCGGTGCCGTCCCCGCGACCCGCCTGCCCAGAGCCCGGCCGGCGGCGAATCCCACCGGTGCCGCGCTGGCGCCAAGCATGGGCACCAGTGCCGGGTGTGCGGGAAGCAGTTCAAATTCCCCTATTACCTGGCGCGGCACGGCCTGACCCACTGCGGGCAGAGGCCGTTCCAGTGCCCGGTGTGCCGCAAGGCCTTCCGCCGCCCGGCCCACCTGGCCCGCCACCAGCGCACCCACGCCCGCCAGCGCCTCCCGGAGCTGGCCGTGCGCCCGCAGGCCGGGCCCCCGGGCGAGGCAGCCGAGGAGaagcaggtgctgctgcaggaggaCTGGACGTTGCTCTGCCTGGCCTGCCAGGAGGCCTTCGCGACCAAGGGCGAGCTGAAGGCGCACAAGTGCTTCAAGACCCggggccaggccgggccgggcggCGCCCAGCGGCACCAGTGCAGCGTGTGCCACAAATTCTTCGCCCGGCCCTGGTCCCTGTCGCGCCACCGCCGGGTGCACACGGGCGAGAAGCCCTTTGCCTGCCCCGACTGCGGCATGGCCTTCCGCCTCTCCTCCTACCTCAAGCAGCACAGCCGGAGCCACGGCCCCGGGGCGGGGCTGCCCTTCGCCTGCCCGCTCTGCCGCCAGCGCTTCCGCAAGGCGGGCGAGCTGGCCAGCCACCGGCGGGCGCACGGGGCAGCCGCCCCAGGGCCGGAGCAGCCCCCCAAGGGCTCCGAGTGCAGCGTCTGCGGGAAAGCCTTCAAGAGCAAGTACGACCTGGCCACCCACTTCCTGATCCACACGGGCGAGCTGCCCTACTCCTGCGGCCAGTGTGGCAAACGCTTCCGGCGCCTCTCCCACCTCAAGCAGCACCAGGTCACCCACACGGGCGCCCGGCCCTTCCAGTGCGTGCTCTGCCAGAAGGAGTTCAAGCGGCTGGCCGACCTGGCCCGCCACCGGCAGGTCCACCAGGGGGACAAGCCCCACCAGTGCGGAGTCTGCCACAAGTTCTTCTCCCGCGCCTACAGCCTCCTGCGGCACCAGCGCGGGCACCGGCCCGAGCCCCTGGCCAGCACCCTCCCCGCGGCCTTCCTCAGCAGCTCCTGCTTCGACAGCCAGGACCACTCGGCCTTCTGCCccccggaggaggaggaggaggaggaggaagggggcggggccggcggctcTGGGGAGGGCTCATGA
- the LOC141976218 gene encoding sulfotransferase 2B1-like isoform X1: MEIGKSQESVKVKASPRMFKEYFQYKGISFPRLIYSEQGLREVENEFQVRDDDVFNVTYQKSGTVWMLEILSLIHSNGDPSWCRTVPNWDRGPWYETVLGLQKARSNQAPRLISSHLPVQLFAKSFFQSKAKVLYTLRNPKDVFVSLYHFAQIFRPYKEPGQLDQFLEQFLEGNVPFGSWFDHVKGWMGLRDHENFFWITYEELQQDLRGSVERICQFLGKPLEARALDGVVENASFQAMKQNKMCNFSLAPGFLLDQTQSSFLRKGIAGDWKNQLTKAQSENFDRIYREQMQGLDLRFPWDEPSPQPSPLSTNCSGPSPGGS; the protein is encoded by the exons ATGGAAATCGGCAAATCTCAAGAAAGTGTTAAAGTGAAGGCCAG CCCCAGGATgttcaaggaatatttccagtaCAAGGGgatcagcttccccaggctgaTCTACTCGGAGCAAGGGCTGCGGGAGGTGGAGAACGAATTCCAAGTCCGGGATGATGACGTCTTTAACGTCACCTACCAGAAATCAG GGACCGTCTGGATGCTGGAGATCCTAAGCCTCATCCACAGCAATGGGGACCCCAGCTGGTGCCGCACGGTCCCTAACTGGGACCGGGGGCCCTGGTATGAGACTGTCTTGGGCCTCCAGAAGGCACGGAGCAACCAGGCACCCCGGCTCATCAGCTCCCACCTGCCCGTCCAGCTCTTCGCCAAGTCCTTCTTCCAGTCCAAGGCCAAG GTGCTGTACACATTGCGGAACCCCAAGGACGTCTTCGTCTCCCTCTACCACTTCGCCCAGATCTTCCGCCCCTACAAGGAGCCGGGGCAGCTGGACCAGTTCCTGGAGCAATTCCTGGAGGGAAACG TGCCCTTCGGCTCCTGGTTCGACCACGTCAAGGGCTGGATGGGCCTGCGGGACCATGAGAACTTCTTCTGGATCACCTacgaggagctgcagcag GACCTGCGGGGCAGCGTGGAGCGGATCTGCCAGTTCCTGGGCAAGCCGCTGGAGGCGCGGGCGCTGGACGGGGTGGTGGAGAACGCCTCCTTCCAGGCCATGAAGCAGAACAAGATGTGCAACTTCAGCCTGGCCCCTGGGTTCCTCCTGGACCAGACCCAGAGCTCGTTCCTGCGGAAAg ggATTGCCGGGGACTGGAAGAACCAGCTCACCAAGGCCCAGAGCGAGAATTTCGACCGGATTTACCGGGAGCAGATGCAGGGGCTGGATCTGCGCTTCCCCTGGGACGAGCcgagcccccagccctccccactcTCCACCAACTGCTCAGGCCCCTCACCGGGCGGCAGCTAA
- the LOC141976218 gene encoding sulfotransferase 2B1-like isoform X2 → MFKEYFQYKGISFPRLIYSEQGLREVENEFQVRDDDVFNVTYQKSGTVWMLEILSLIHSNGDPSWCRTVPNWDRGPWYETVLGLQKARSNQAPRLISSHLPVQLFAKSFFQSKAKVLYTLRNPKDVFVSLYHFAQIFRPYKEPGQLDQFLEQFLEGNVPFGSWFDHVKGWMGLRDHENFFWITYEELQQDLRGSVERICQFLGKPLEARALDGVVENASFQAMKQNKMCNFSLAPGFLLDQTQSSFLRKGIAGDWKNQLTKAQSENFDRIYREQMQGLDLRFPWDEPSPQPSPLSTNCSGPSPGGS, encoded by the exons ATgttcaaggaatatttccagtaCAAGGGgatcagcttccccaggctgaTCTACTCGGAGCAAGGGCTGCGGGAGGTGGAGAACGAATTCCAAGTCCGGGATGATGACGTCTTTAACGTCACCTACCAGAAATCAG GGACCGTCTGGATGCTGGAGATCCTAAGCCTCATCCACAGCAATGGGGACCCCAGCTGGTGCCGCACGGTCCCTAACTGGGACCGGGGGCCCTGGTATGAGACTGTCTTGGGCCTCCAGAAGGCACGGAGCAACCAGGCACCCCGGCTCATCAGCTCCCACCTGCCCGTCCAGCTCTTCGCCAAGTCCTTCTTCCAGTCCAAGGCCAAG GTGCTGTACACATTGCGGAACCCCAAGGACGTCTTCGTCTCCCTCTACCACTTCGCCCAGATCTTCCGCCCCTACAAGGAGCCGGGGCAGCTGGACCAGTTCCTGGAGCAATTCCTGGAGGGAAACG TGCCCTTCGGCTCCTGGTTCGACCACGTCAAGGGCTGGATGGGCCTGCGGGACCATGAGAACTTCTTCTGGATCACCTacgaggagctgcagcag GACCTGCGGGGCAGCGTGGAGCGGATCTGCCAGTTCCTGGGCAAGCCGCTGGAGGCGCGGGCGCTGGACGGGGTGGTGGAGAACGCCTCCTTCCAGGCCATGAAGCAGAACAAGATGTGCAACTTCAGCCTGGCCCCTGGGTTCCTCCTGGACCAGACCCAGAGCTCGTTCCTGCGGAAAg ggATTGCCGGGGACTGGAAGAACCAGCTCACCAAGGCCCAGAGCGAGAATTTCGACCGGATTTACCGGGAGCAGATGCAGGGGCTGGATCTGCGCTTCCCCTGGGACGAGCcgagcccccagccctccccactcTCCACCAACTGCTCAGGCCCCTCACCGGGCGGCAGCTAA